One Amaranthus tricolor cultivar Red isolate AtriRed21 chromosome 1, ASM2621246v1, whole genome shotgun sequence DNA window includes the following coding sequences:
- the LOC130827882 gene encoding 70 kDa peptidyl-prolyl isomerase-like, which yields MEVSLPSISNPQTDEQPLNLSKHVKEIGNHGLTKRILRRGSSWQTPFLGDEVEVNYSGHIEGGSSLESSLEKEAPFKFKLGQGEVIRGLDEGVATMKKGERAIFKIPPQLAYGEVGHPPLIPPHSTLIFDVEMVSWSTIRDITGDGGVLKKILTEGEGWATPKDGDEVSVKYEVKLENGAMVSNSECVEFHVGDGNLCPAIHKAVKTMRKNEKAELSVRFFYGFGNQVESREHITRSGSWDSITILLELLSLRSVIDIVGDKKILKKVISAGEGLTYPNEGSLVKVIYVGKREDGTIFEQNGCKEEPFEYTCLQDQINESLDKAIMSMKKGEKAQVFVLSDDTQENSHQVSQSNNSNSRLLYEVKLLDFTKETPFWKMETKEKIEACEKKKQEGNTLFKAGKFWLASKKYEKAVKYIEFNHAFSDEENQVAKALLVSCNLNNAACKLKLEDYVEVASLCSKVLELDPCNVKALYRRSQAYLQTCNLDKAENDSRKALTIDPSNRDIKLVLHMIKTKQKEDALYQAQLFGSMISKMV from the exons ATGGAAGTCTCCCTCCCATCCATTTCCAATCCACAAACTGATGAACAACCACTAAATTTATCGAAACACGTAAAAGAAATCGGAAACCATGGACTTACGAAGAGGATTTTACGTCGTGGATCATCATGGCAAACCCCATTTCTTGGTGATGAAGTTGAAG ttaattataGTGGGCACATTGAAGGTGGCTCATCATTGGAATCAAGTCTTGAAAAAGAAGCTCCTTTTAAGTTTAAATTGGGACAAG GTGAAGTTATTAGAGGGTTGGATGAAGGGGTGGCCACAATGAAGAAAGGGGAAAGGGCCATTTTCAAAATACCACCTCAATTAGCCTACGGAGAGGTGGGTCATCCACCCCTTATTCCGCCTCATTCGACCCTTATTTTCGACGTCGAGATGGTATCTTGGAGCACCATTAGAGACATAACCGGAGATGGAGGGGTACTCAAAAAGATCTTAACTGAAGGAGAAGGTTGGGCCACTCCTAAAGATGGCGACGAGGTTTCAG TCAAGTATGAAGTAAAGCTTGAAAATGGCGCCATGGTTTCAAACTCAGAGTGTGTAGAATTCCATGTCGGAGATG GGAATTTGTGTCCTGCCATTCATAAAGCAGTGAAGACCATGAGGAAAAACGAAAAGGCAGAGCTCTCTGTTAGATTCTTTT ATGGATTTGGAAATCAAGTTGAAAGTAGAGAACATATAACAAGAAGTGGAAGTTGGGACTCCATAACCATCCTTCTTGAACTCTTATCTTTGAGAAGTGTTATAGATATCGTTGGTGACAAGAAGATCTTGAAGAAGGTTATTTCTGCTGGGGAAGGTTTGACTTATCCTAATGAGGGTTCTTTGGTAAAAG TTATATACGTGGGCAAGCGAGAAGATGGtacaatttttgaacaaaatgggTGCAAAGAAGAGCCATTTGAGTATACGTGCCTACAAG ATCAAATTAACGAGAGCTTAGACAAAGCAATAATGAGCATGAAAAAGGGAGAAAAGGCCCAAGTGTTTGTTCTTTCGGATGATACCCAAGAAAATAGTCATCAAGTATCACAAAGCAATAATAGTAATTCAAGACTTCTTTATGAAGTTAAACTACTCGATTTTACTAAG GAAACGCCCTTTTGGAAAATGGAAACAAAAGAGAAGATCGAAGCATGTGAAAAGAAGAAGCAAGAAGGAAACACTCTATTTAAAGCAGGGAAATTTTGGCTTGCGtctaaaaaatatgaaaag GCAGTAAAATACATTGAATTTAACCACGCTTTCTCCGACGAGGAAAATCAAGTAGCAAAGGCACTCTTAGTGTCTTGTAATCTCAACAATGCAGCATGTAAGCTTAAATTGGAGGACTATGTTGAAGTTGCATCATTGTGCTCTAAG GTTTTAGAGCTTGATCCATGCAATGTTAAAGCCCTCTATAGAAGATCTCAAGCTTATTTGCAGACTTGTAATTTAGACAAAGCTGAGAATGATAGCAGAAAAGCTCTCACAATTGATCCTTCTAATAG GGACATCAAACTTGTGCTTCATATGATTAAGACTAAACAAAAGGAAGATGCATTATACCAAGCTCAATTGTTTGGTTCAATGATTTCAAAAATGGTTTAG
- the LOC130811196 gene encoding zinc finger A20 and AN1 domain-containing stress-associated protein 4-like, producing MAEEHEFQAQDQGHRLCANNCGFFGSPSTLNLCSKCFRDIRLKEEQGALAKAALDNTKIPVYPNPNPNPSPGSSTQLKIPVLVEVGLISTVEMKQQQRNEKR from the coding sequence atggcTGAAGAACATGAATTTCAAGCCCAAGATCAAGGTCACAGATTATGTGCAAATAATTGTGGATTTTTTGGAAGCCCATCAACTTTAAATTTATGCTCAAAATGTTTCAGAGATATACGTTTGAAAGAAGAACAAGGAGCTCTTGCGAAAGCCGCTTTAGATAACACCAAAATCCCCGTTTACCCGAATCCAAATCCGAACCCGAGCCCGGGTTCATCTACCCAGTTAAAGATACCCGTATTGGTGGAAGTGGGTTTGATCTCAACCGTTGAGATGAAGCAGcaacaaagaaatgaaaaacgctga